The Rhodocytophaga rosea genome has a segment encoding these proteins:
- a CDS encoding TldD/PmbA family protein, translating to MNRRDFLQVAGMGTAAMWIPLSAMSRPISPELLLQPMDIAKNKRLADAALNAAKSKGATYADVRIGRYLNQFVITREDKVQNIVNTESYGVGIRVIADGCWGFAAVVDANDEKTTAQAAEQAVAIAKANARLQTEPVQLAPQKGAGEVSWKSPIKKNAFEIPIKEKADLLLSANAAAMKNGANYVNSLLFLVNEQKYFASTDGSYIDQDVHRIWPVFTVTAIDEASGKFETRDSLSAPMGLGYEYMATNPKDKVSGITTRYNTGYDILEDITAAAKQAKEKLKAKSVEAGKYDLVLDPSHLWLTIHESVGHPLELDRVLGYEANFAGTSFATLDKWKTKSFKYGSNLVNLFADKLQPGSLGAVAYDDEGVKTKRWDLVKEGVLVNYQAIRDQAHIIGEKESHGCCYADSWSSVQFQRMPNVSLAAGKTPLSVDDMIKDVKKGIYIIGDGSFSIDQQRYNFQFGGQLFYEIKDGKIAGMLKDVAYQSNTQEFWNSCAKICDERDYRLGGSFFDGKGQPPQSSAVSHGSATARFNGVNVINTARKI from the coding sequence TTGAATAGAAGAGACTTTTTGCAAGTTGCCGGCATGGGAACAGCCGCCATGTGGATACCACTTTCTGCGATGAGCCGGCCCATTTCTCCGGAGTTGCTGTTGCAGCCGATGGATATAGCCAAAAATAAACGATTAGCCGATGCTGCGCTGAATGCAGCCAAAAGTAAAGGCGCGACTTACGCCGATGTCCGCATCGGACGGTACCTGAACCAGTTTGTAATTACCAGGGAGGATAAGGTCCAAAATATAGTCAATACGGAATCCTACGGGGTAGGCATCCGGGTAATTGCCGATGGCTGCTGGGGATTTGCCGCAGTGGTAGATGCCAATGATGAAAAAACAACGGCACAAGCGGCAGAGCAGGCAGTAGCCATTGCGAAGGCGAATGCCAGATTGCAGACCGAACCAGTGCAACTGGCACCGCAGAAAGGGGCAGGTGAGGTAAGCTGGAAATCACCGATCAAAAAAAATGCTTTCGAAATACCAATCAAGGAAAAAGCGGATTTGTTGCTTTCGGCTAATGCAGCAGCCATGAAAAATGGCGCTAATTATGTAAATTCCTTGTTGTTCCTGGTAAACGAACAAAAATATTTTGCTTCCACAGATGGTTCTTATATTGATCAGGATGTACATCGCATCTGGCCGGTATTTACGGTAACGGCGATTGACGAAGCCAGCGGAAAGTTTGAAACCCGCGATTCCCTCAGTGCTCCGATGGGTTTAGGCTACGAATACATGGCTACTAATCCCAAAGATAAAGTAAGCGGCATTACCACCAGGTATAACACTGGTTATGATATTCTGGAAGACATTACGGCTGCTGCCAAACAAGCCAAAGAAAAACTGAAAGCCAAATCAGTGGAAGCTGGAAAATACGACCTGGTACTTGATCCATCTCATCTCTGGCTTACCATTCACGAATCGGTTGGCCATCCGCTGGAGCTCGACCGGGTACTGGGCTACGAAGCCAATTTTGCCGGAACCAGTTTTGCCACCCTCGATAAATGGAAAACCAAATCGTTTAAATACGGCAGCAATCTGGTGAATTTATTTGCAGATAAGTTACAGCCAGGTTCGCTGGGTGCAGTTGCTTACGATGACGAAGGGGTAAAAACCAAACGCTGGGATCTGGTGAAAGAAGGCGTGCTGGTAAACTATCAGGCCATCCGCGATCAGGCACATATTATCGGTGAAAAAGAATCGCATGGCTGCTGCTATGCCGACAGCTGGAGTTCTGTGCAGTTTCAGCGGATGCCTAATGTTTCGCTAGCCGCCGGAAAAACACCGCTGAGTGTAGATGATATGATCAAGGATGTAAAAAAAGGTATTTATATTATTGGAGATGGTTCGTTCTCAATCGACCAGCAACGGTATAATTTCCAGTTTGGTGGGCAGTTGTTTTATGAGATTAAGGACGGAAAAATTGCTGGCATGCTCAAAGATGTGGCCTATCAGTCCAATACGCAGGAATTCTGGAATTCGTGTGCCAAGATCTGTGACGAAAGGGATTACCGCCTGGGTGGTTCGTTCTTCGATGGTAAAGGACAGCCGCCGCAATCGAGTGCGGTTTCTCATGGCAGTGCCACAGCCCGTTTCAACGGGGTAAATGTGATCAATACTGCCCGGAAGATTTAG
- a CDS encoding TldD/PmbA family protein, with translation MSVILSKEEAQTLLKKILSYSKAETCEVNILGEERGNIRYARNTVSTSGSLINKNISVQSSFGKKVGIATIDEFDDASIEKVVRRSEELAQLAPENPEFVLPLGPQQYLESNGYAEATANVVPASRAEAVGKSLELTRAQNLTGAGFLENRKGYTAMMNSKGLFAYYPSTSVEFSLTVRTQEGTGSGYVSRGYNDFSKLDTAAASNIAIGKAKNSVNAKAIEPGKYTVILEPAAGAVLLENLFFGLDARSADEGRSFLSKPGGKTKLGEKLVDERINIYSDPQYAELPTAPWAGDGRKLEKTSWIEKGVVKNLTYSRYWAEKKGVTATPPPNGIIMEGGTASLDELIKSTPKGILVTRLWYIRSVDPQTLLLTGLTRDGTFYIENGKIAYPVKNFRFNESPVIMLNNLEALGKSERTVSGESFQNYMIPPMKIRDFTFTSLSDAV, from the coding sequence ATGTCAGTCATATTATCTAAAGAAGAAGCACAGACCCTGCTGAAAAAAATACTAAGTTATTCCAAAGCAGAAACATGCGAAGTAAATATATTAGGTGAAGAACGGGGAAATATCCGGTATGCCCGCAATACGGTTTCTACCAGCGGTTCGCTCATCAATAAAAACATCTCTGTTCAATCTTCGTTTGGGAAAAAGGTAGGTATTGCTACCATCGACGAGTTCGATGATGCCTCTATCGAAAAAGTAGTGCGCCGTTCGGAAGAACTTGCCCAACTGGCTCCTGAAAATCCTGAATTTGTGCTGCCCTTAGGACCGCAACAATACCTCGAATCAAATGGATATGCTGAGGCAACAGCCAATGTTGTACCTGCTTCCAGAGCGGAAGCCGTGGGTAAAAGCCTTGAACTCACCAGGGCTCAAAACCTGACCGGGGCAGGTTTTCTGGAAAACCGTAAAGGGTATACAGCTATGATGAATTCTAAAGGCTTGTTTGCCTACTATCCCAGCACGAGTGTAGAGTTCTCACTTACGGTTCGTACCCAGGAAGGCACAGGCTCAGGTTACGTTTCGCGGGGATATAATGATTTTAGCAAGCTGGATACAGCGGCTGCTTCCAATATTGCTATTGGCAAGGCCAAAAATTCCGTAAATGCCAAAGCCATTGAACCGGGAAAGTATACGGTTATTCTTGAGCCGGCTGCTGGTGCTGTATTACTCGAAAATCTGTTTTTTGGACTGGATGCCAGAAGTGCTGATGAAGGACGCAGTTTTTTAAGTAAACCCGGCGGAAAAACCAAATTAGGTGAAAAGCTGGTAGATGAACGGATAAATATCTACTCCGACCCACAATATGCCGAATTACCTACAGCTCCCTGGGCTGGTGATGGCAGAAAACTGGAAAAAACCAGCTGGATTGAAAAAGGAGTAGTAAAGAACTTAACTTATTCCAGATACTGGGCGGAGAAAAAGGGAGTTACAGCAACACCACCGCCCAATGGTATTATTATGGAAGGGGGCACTGCCAGCCTGGATGAACTGATTAAAAGTACTCCTAAAGGCATATTAGTCACCAGGTTGTGGTACATCCGTTCAGTAGACCCCCAGACTTTGTTGCTGACCGGCCTAACCAGAGACGGGACGTTTTACATTGAAAATGGAAAAATTGCGTATCCGGTAAAGAATTTCCGCTTCAATGAAAGTCCGGTGATCATGCTCAATAACCTGGAAGCCCTGGGCAAATCAGAACGGACAGTGAGTGGAGAATCTTTCCAGAACTATATGATCCCACCCATGAAAATCCGTGACTTTACCTTTACCAGCTTATCCGATGCTGTGTAA
- a CDS encoding sugar phosphate isomerase/epimerase family protein: MYFVTCITFLISCTSPQQQSQVKSASIYSRDNLVAWCIVPFDVKERGPVERAQMLNNLGITKLAYDWREKHISTFDQELEALKKHRIKLQSFWLYSGPNPENDPNLKIIVDLLKRHQVKTEIWCLIGGIKGLDTMSQEEKVKAHAKPIQYIAQQAAEIGCRVGLYNHGGWYGEPENQLGIIEYLKMPNIGIVYNFHHAEEHIDRFPEFFPKILPHLMALNLSGLRKGSPVRVVPIGEGDGEQKMMQVVKENNYQGPIGIINEDTAPDAEIGLRMNIEGLKKVLVQMGDTVAIKSY; encoded by the coding sequence ATGTACTTTGTAACGTGTATTACATTCCTTATAAGCTGTACCTCTCCTCAGCAGCAAAGCCAGGTCAAATCTGCTTCCATTTATTCCCGTGATAATCTGGTAGCCTGGTGTATTGTACCATTCGATGTGAAAGAAAGAGGACCTGTAGAACGGGCTCAGATGCTGAATAACCTGGGCATCACTAAGCTAGCCTACGACTGGCGTGAGAAACATATTTCTACCTTTGATCAGGAGCTGGAAGCATTAAAAAAACACCGGATCAAACTGCAATCTTTCTGGCTATATTCCGGGCCAAACCCCGAAAATGATCCCAATCTGAAAATTATAGTAGATCTGCTGAAACGCCATCAGGTAAAAACTGAAATATGGTGTTTGATAGGAGGTATCAAGGGACTTGATACAATGAGCCAGGAAGAAAAAGTGAAGGCGCATGCCAAACCTATCCAATACATTGCCCAACAAGCGGCTGAAATTGGTTGTAGGGTAGGTTTATATAATCATGGTGGATGGTACGGCGAACCTGAAAACCAACTGGGCATTATTGAGTACCTAAAAATGCCAAACATCGGAATTGTCTATAATTTTCACCATGCCGAGGAACATATTGACCGTTTTCCGGAGTTTTTTCCTAAAATACTTCCACACCTTATGGCCCTTAACCTTTCTGGCCTCAGAAAAGGGAGTCCGGTGAGAGTAGTTCCGATTGGGGAAGGAGACGGTGAGCAAAAAATGATGCAGGTTGTAAAAGAAAACAATTACCAGGGACCAATCGGTATTATCAATGAAGATACTGCTCCAGATGCAGAAATTGGTCTGAGGATGAATATCGAAGGATTAAAAAAAGTATTGGTTCA